One genomic region from Sphingobacterium sp. UGAL515B_05 encodes:
- a CDS encoding sodium:solute symporter family protein — MELSVIDIVIIVCYLLTMIVIGLILKKRASKDLDSYFLGGKSLPYYMLGISDASGMFDISGTMWMVYLAFVYGLKSMWIPWLWPVFNQIFLMVYLSVWLRRSNVLTGAEWIRTRFGHGKGADGAYTIVILYAIVAVLGFLCYGFIGIGKFMEVFFPWEQLSRFIPLTIDPMNVPQLYGIFFTAITTFYVMLGGMHSIVWADMVKFGIMIVSGIAIAVIAIQQVSPELLAANTPAGWDSPFFGWHLNMDWSNVLPSIMDRIAHDQYNLFTIFVMMMLFKGIFMSMAGPAANYDMQKILACRSPKEAALMSGSVSVILLIPRYLMIMGFTVLALVFFRDEFTAMGSHMDFEIILPKAISRFGKVGLTGLLLAGLLAAFMSSFASTINAAQAYLVNDVLLKFFYRSASPKKQIRLSYIVSVSVVVCSTIIGLYVQNINSVLQWIVSALYGGYIAANVLKWHWWRFNGTGFFWGMLTGIFGAIILPQFFPHTLPLYYFPFLFVLSLLGCLLGTWLSKPTAESVLVDFYVRVRPWGFWGPIHQKALQKYPDLKANNHFKRDLFNVGVGIIWQCCLTLIPMYIVIQQGQGLLTSILILGITTLILKKNWYDKMCRDEAEYDAFMTKYGMNKAD; from the coding sequence ATGGAACTTTCCGTAATAGATATAGTGATCATTGTCTGTTATTTGCTGACGATGATTGTCATTGGCCTGATTCTTAAAAAGCGAGCTTCTAAGGATCTCGACTCTTATTTCTTGGGAGGGAAGTCACTTCCTTACTATATGCTTGGTATTTCTGATGCATCGGGGATGTTCGATATTTCGGGCACGATGTGGATGGTTTATCTTGCCTTTGTCTATGGCCTCAAGAGTATGTGGATTCCTTGGTTATGGCCTGTCTTTAATCAGATTTTCCTGATGGTTTACCTTTCGGTATGGCTGCGGCGTTCAAATGTGTTGACAGGTGCTGAATGGATCCGGACCCGTTTTGGGCATGGTAAGGGTGCAGATGGAGCTTACACCATCGTCATTCTATACGCCATTGTAGCGGTATTGGGTTTTCTATGTTATGGATTTATCGGAATCGGTAAATTTATGGAGGTATTCTTCCCCTGGGAACAGCTTTCGCGCTTCATTCCGTTAACTATTGACCCAATGAATGTTCCCCAGTTATATGGCATATTTTTTACCGCTATTACGACATTTTATGTCATGCTTGGCGGCATGCATAGTATCGTTTGGGCAGATATGGTGAAGTTCGGAATCATGATTGTATCCGGCATTGCAATCGCAGTGATCGCAATACAGCAGGTAAGTCCTGAGTTGTTGGCCGCCAATACACCCGCGGGATGGGACTCTCCCTTCTTTGGCTGGCATTTGAACATGGACTGGAGTAATGTACTCCCTTCTATTATGGACAGAATAGCCCATGATCAATACAATCTGTTTACCATATTTGTGATGATGATGCTTTTCAAAGGTATTTTCATGAGTATGGCCGGGCCCGCGGCCAACTACGATATGCAAAAGATTCTTGCTTGTCGGTCACCAAAAGAGGCCGCATTAATGAGCGGTTCGGTATCTGTTATCTTGCTGATCCCACGTTATCTGATGATCATGGGTTTTACGGTGTTAGCGCTTGTGTTCTTTCGGGATGAATTTACAGCAATGGGAAGCCATATGGATTTTGAGATCATATTACCCAAAGCAATTAGTCGTTTTGGGAAGGTTGGATTGACAGGTTTATTATTGGCTGGACTGCTGGCTGCTTTTATGTCTTCTTTTGCTTCAACGATAAATGCAGCACAAGCGTATTTGGTCAATGATGTCTTGCTGAAATTTTTTTATCGTTCGGCTTCGCCTAAAAAACAGATTCGTTTGAGTTATATTGTTTCTGTTTCTGTGGTTGTCTGTAGCACGATCATCGGATTATATGTCCAAAACATCAATTCGGTACTACAGTGGATCGTTTCGGCACTCTATGGTGGATATATTGCCGCGAATGTGCTTAAGTGGCATTGGTGGCGATTTAATGGGACCGGATTTTTTTGGGGAATGTTGACTGGTATATTCGGCGCAATTATTCTGCCTCAGTTTTTCCCACATACTTTGCCGCTTTATTATTTCCCCTTTTTGTTTGTCCTATCCTTACTGGGCTGCCTACTTGGAACTTGGTTATCTAAGCCAACAGCGGAATCGGTGTTGGTCGATTTTTATGTTCGTGTTCGCCCCTGGGGATTTTGGGGGCCAATTCACCAAAAAGCATTGCAGAAATACCCCGATCTTAAAGCGAACAATCACTTTAAGCGCGATCTATTTAATGTTGGGGTGGGGATTATATGGCAATGCTGTTTGACCTTAATTCCGATGTATATTGTTATTCAACAGGGACAGGGTTTACTAACTAGTATACTGATATTAGGTATTACCACACTGATTCTTAAAAAGAACTGGTATGATAAGATGTGCCGCGATGAGGCCGAATACGATGCTTTTATGACAAAATATGGGATGAATAAAGCGGATTGA
- the leuD gene encoding 3-isopropylmalate dehydratase small subunit has product MKKFETLTSQVVPLPIENIDTDQIIPARFLKATTREGFGDNLFRDWRFDTDNQPKTDFVLNNPTYTGKILVAGKNFGCGSSREHAAWAIQDYGFDVVISSFFADIFKGNALNNGVLPIQVPEEFLAKIFELVHQNPKTEIIVDLEKQTVMLTETGDQFEFEINPYKKSCLINGYDDIDFILNQKDSIEAFEANRQW; this is encoded by the coding sequence ATGAAAAAATTTGAAACTTTAACGTCACAGGTAGTCCCTCTACCTATCGAAAATATTGATACCGATCAAATTATTCCCGCACGCTTTCTAAAAGCAACCACGCGTGAAGGTTTTGGTGATAATTTATTCCGCGACTGGCGTTTTGATACAGACAATCAGCCTAAAACTGACTTTGTATTGAACAACCCGACCTATACAGGGAAAATATTGGTTGCCGGTAAAAACTTTGGTTGTGGTTCAAGCCGCGAGCATGCTGCATGGGCTATTCAAGACTATGGTTTTGACGTGGTCATCAGCTCATTCTTTGCCGATATATTCAAAGGAAATGCTCTTAACAATGGTGTATTACCAATTCAGGTACCCGAAGAGTTTTTGGCAAAAATTTTCGAATTGGTGCACCAAAATCCTAAAACTGAAATAATCGTCGATCTGGAGAAACAAACAGTCATGTTGACAGAGACAGGTGATCAATTTGAGTTTGAAATCAATCCATACAAAAAATCATGTTTGATCAATGGATATGATGACATTGATTTTATCCTTAACCAGAAAGATTCAATCGAAGCATTTGAAGCAAACAGACAATGGTAG
- a CDS encoding glycosidase has protein sequence MAESFERQQAYIIESQRLLLERANVELSNPGKIVKRYLYPVITKEHIPLTWRYDFNPLTNPLFLERIAFNSTMNAGALYWQGKYLLFVRVEGTDRKSFFAIAESENGVDNFRFWDQPLVLPDLDQEETNVYDIRLTAHEDGWVYGIFCSEKRDVAAAPGDLSSAVASAGIIRSKDLKHWERLPNLKASSQQRNVVLHPEFVQGKYALYTRPQDDFILAKRGGGIGWSLIDDIKNAVVVEEQIINKRFYHTIKELKNGEGPAPLKTAKGWLHLAHGVRGTAAGLRYVLYIYLTSLDDPSQLIAEPAGYLMAPEGEERIGDVSNVLFSNGWIMNANGMVYIYYASSDTRMHVAVSSVDRLLDYCLNTAPDGLRSATSVDNVLQLIGRNALYTMESEICSRNDVKRA, from the coding sequence ATGGCCGAATCATTTGAACGTCAGCAAGCTTATATTATCGAATCACAACGCTTATTACTGGAGAGAGCCAATGTTGAACTGTCTAATCCAGGAAAAATTGTTAAGCGTTATTTATACCCTGTTATTACCAAAGAACATATCCCCTTGACCTGGCGTTATGATTTTAATCCATTGACAAACCCGCTTTTTCTAGAGCGAATCGCCTTCAATTCAACAATGAATGCAGGGGCACTCTACTGGCAAGGAAAGTATCTGTTGTTTGTTCGTGTGGAAGGGACAGATCGGAAATCATTTTTTGCAATTGCAGAAAGTGAAAATGGAGTGGATAATTTCCGTTTTTGGGATCAGCCATTGGTTCTTCCGGATTTGGATCAAGAGGAAACAAATGTATATGATATCCGGCTGACCGCTCATGAAGACGGTTGGGTGTATGGTATTTTTTGCAGTGAAAAACGCGATGTAGCAGCTGCTCCCGGGGATCTCTCCAGTGCCGTTGCTTCAGCAGGCATCATTCGATCCAAAGATTTGAAGCACTGGGAGCGTTTACCCAATCTGAAAGCGAGCAGTCAACAGCGAAATGTCGTTTTGCACCCTGAATTTGTACAGGGGAAATATGCCCTCTATACACGGCCACAAGATGACTTTATCCTAGCAAAACGTGGTGGCGGAATTGGCTGGTCATTGATTGATGATATTAAAAATGCCGTTGTTGTTGAAGAACAAATTATCAACAAACGTTTTTATCATACCATTAAAGAACTGAAAAATGGTGAGGGACCTGCACCTTTAAAAACGGCGAAAGGGTGGCTGCACCTTGCTCATGGCGTGCGTGGCACGGCTGCGGGCTTACGCTATGTGCTCTATATTTATCTGACAAGTCTGGACGATCCAAGCCAATTGATCGCCGAGCCTGCGGGGTATCTGATGGCTCCGGAGGGAGAAGAACGGATCGGTGATGTTTCCAATGTGTTGTTTTCTAATGGTTGGATCATGAATGCCAATGGTATGGTTTATATCTACTACGCATCGAGTGATACACGAATGCATGTTGCGGTATCCTCGGTTGACCGGCTTTTGGATTATTGCCTTAATACTGCACCCGACGGCCTTCGCTCGGCAACCTCGGTTGACAATGTCCTCCAGCTTATTGGTCGCAATGCGCTATATACCATGGAATCTGAAATTTGTTCCCGAAATGATGTGAAACGAGCCTGA
- the leuB gene encoding 3-isopropylmalate dehydrogenase, with protein MKKNILIIPGDGIGQEVTTWGKKVLEKIGENYGHEFSFDEAIMGHTAIEATGNPLPDETLAKAKASDAILFGAIGHIKYDNDPSAKVRPEQGLLKIRKELGLYANLRPILLFDELLDASSLKPEILQGTDILFFRELTGDVYFGEKNRNEDNTFASDLMNYHRYEVERIARKAYDAARTRNKRLCSVDKANVLETSRLWREVVQEIAKEYPDVETEHMFIDNAAMQLVKNPKKFDVVLTANLFGDILTDEASQIAGSMGMLASASVGDGTGFFEPIHGSAHDIAGQNKANPLASILSAALMLDISFGLQEEAKAVTNAVAETLKAGWRTGDIANSSTEASKILGTQEMGEKVLEFIK; from the coding sequence ATGAAGAAAAATATTTTAATCATACCTGGAGATGGCATCGGCCAAGAAGTAACAACTTGGGGTAAAAAAGTTTTAGAAAAAATCGGTGAAAATTATGGTCATGAATTCAGCTTTGATGAAGCTATCATGGGCCATACTGCAATTGAAGCTACGGGCAATCCTCTTCCTGATGAAACATTAGCGAAAGCAAAAGCTTCTGATGCGATCCTTTTCGGCGCCATTGGCCATATCAAGTATGATAATGATCCTTCTGCTAAAGTAAGACCTGAACAAGGCTTGTTGAAAATCCGTAAAGAACTAGGTCTTTATGCAAATCTTCGTCCAATCCTTTTATTCGACGAGTTATTGGATGCTTCGAGTTTAAAGCCTGAAATTCTTCAAGGTACAGATATCCTTTTCTTCCGTGAATTGACAGGTGATGTGTATTTTGGTGAAAAAAACCGCAATGAGGACAACACCTTTGCGTCAGATCTGATGAACTACCACCGTTACGAGGTTGAACGTATCGCGCGTAAAGCTTATGATGCAGCACGCACACGTAACAAAAGATTATGCTCTGTTGATAAGGCCAATGTATTGGAAACATCCCGCCTGTGGAGAGAAGTTGTACAGGAAATCGCAAAAGAATATCCAGATGTTGAAACCGAGCACATGTTTATCGATAATGCAGCCATGCAATTGGTTAAAAATCCGAAGAAATTCGATGTGGTATTGACAGCCAATCTTTTTGGTGATATCTTGACAGACGAAGCGTCACAGATCGCAGGCTCAATGGGTATGTTGGCTTCTGCTTCCGTAGGTGATGGCACAGGCTTCTTCGAACCTATTCATGGTTCTGCTCATGACATCGCTGGCCAAAACAAAGCAAATCCACTTGCTTCGATTTTATCTGCAGCCTTGATGCTTGATATTAGTTTTGGTTTACAGGAAGAAGCAAAAGCTGTTACTAACGCTGTAGCTGAAACATTAAAAGCGGGTTGGAGAACCGGTGATATTGCCAACAGCAGCACAGAAGCTTCAAAAATCTTAGGTACTCAGGAAATGGGTGAAAAAGTATTGGAGTTTATTAAATAG
- a CDS encoding 2-isopropylmalate synthase yields the protein MLHDPNHLYIFDTTLRDGEQVPGCQLTTPEKIEIAKDLEKLGVDIIEAGFPVSSPGDFQSVVELSKAVNDVIICALTRANQNDIDVAAEALKYAKRPRIHTGIGSSDMHIKYKFNSTREEILERAVAAVKHAKSYVEDVEFYAEDAGRADLEFLAKMVESVIAAGATVVNIPDTNGYCLPDQYGSKIKYLKENVRNIDQAIISAHCHNDLGLATANSIAAIQNGARQVECTINGIGERAGNTSLEEVAMILKVHNQSFGSLTSNIDSRMFTYLSRKVSEMMNMPVQPNKAIVGRNAFAHSSGIHQDGFLKHRENYEIIRPEDVGLDEADIILTARSGRHALKHHLERLGFHLEKDDLADCYQRFLVLADEKKNICDDDLKSLIQEKI from the coding sequence ATGTTACACGATCCTAATCATCTTTACATTTTCGACACCACCTTACGTGATGGCGAACAGGTACCAGGCTGCCAATTAACCACTCCGGAGAAAATTGAGATTGCTAAAGACCTGGAAAAACTAGGGGTAGATATTATCGAAGCCGGTTTCCCAGTGTCTAGCCCTGGTGATTTTCAATCGGTGGTAGAATTATCTAAAGCGGTGAACGATGTTATTATATGTGCATTGACCCGTGCCAATCAAAACGATATTGACGTAGCTGCTGAGGCATTAAAATATGCCAAACGCCCACGTATCCATACCGGTATTGGTTCTTCGGACATGCATATCAAATATAAATTCAACAGCACAAGAGAAGAAATTTTAGAACGTGCTGTTGCGGCTGTAAAACATGCCAAATCCTATGTGGAAGATGTCGAGTTTTATGCAGAAGATGCTGGTCGCGCAGACTTGGAATTTCTAGCTAAAATGGTTGAGTCGGTCATTGCGGCTGGTGCTACGGTGGTCAACATCCCTGATACAAACGGTTATTGTTTACCGGATCAGTATGGGTCAAAAATCAAGTATCTCAAGGAGAATGTGCGCAATATCGATCAGGCAATTATTTCCGCACATTGTCACAATGACCTAGGACTTGCAACAGCAAATTCTATCGCTGCCATTCAAAATGGAGCCCGCCAGGTAGAATGTACAATCAACGGTATCGGTGAACGTGCCGGAAACACCTCGCTTGAAGAAGTAGCCATGATCCTTAAAGTACACAACCAGTCGTTTGGAAGCTTAACATCAAACATCGATAGCCGCATGTTTACGTACTTATCGCGCAAGGTAAGTGAAATGATGAACATGCCTGTCCAACCGAATAAAGCAATCGTTGGCCGTAATGCCTTCGCGCATAGCTCGGGTATTCACCAAGATGGTTTCCTAAAACACCGCGAAAACTATGAGATCATCAGACCAGAAGATGTTGGTTTGGATGAAGCTGATATTATCTTGACAGCTCGTTCAGGTAGACATGCCCTTAAGCACCATTTGGAGCGTTTAGGTTTCCATCTTGAAAAAGATGATTTAGCAGATTGCTATCAACGTTTCCTGGTTTTAGCCGACGAAAAGAAAAATATTTGTGATGATGACCTAAAAAGCCTCATCCAGGAAAAAATATAA
- a CDS encoding ATP-binding cassette domain-containing protein — protein MVDPVVHIANLTIQYGKDTVLHDLNWQIFPGEQWILGGPSGTGKTTLAKAIAGQLKYEGEITFHLDPTSPLPAKIHYVSNWFQFTNLEGDRNFYYQQRYNKFAKNDTLTVFAELKHFAQEEQLSFENVRSYLNIFGFENFKDQQLIELSSGEHKRLQLIKALWLQPQVLIIDQPYTGLDAQSREDLNQIFDQLADKGVSLLLISNDDEQPSCINRFAEIQHGKIVIRQNSNELSRGLPRTRKALPYFLQRVPEVTSPIMVKMNKINISYGEKQVLKNIDWEVKAGEKWLLQGHNGSGKSTLLSLINGDHPQAYANDIHLFGKKRGSGESIWDIKEHLGIISPELHWYYDMNANVGQTIASGFFDSMSLYQRLGFEQQQKLEQILHFFDLKEVKHKTLGSLPLGQQRLALLARTIVKHPELLILDEPCQGLDKEQTQYFNDVIDDLSKSGQTLIYVGHFQTQLPTCIDHKIVLEKGEVKAVSKVIHKKESLST, from the coding sequence ATGGTAGATCCTGTCGTCCATATTGCCAATTTAACCATTCAGTACGGTAAAGATACCGTACTGCACGACTTAAATTGGCAAATTTTTCCTGGCGAACAATGGATCTTAGGCGGTCCGAGCGGTACAGGAAAAACCACCCTTGCAAAAGCGATTGCCGGGCAATTGAAGTATGAAGGCGAGATTACATTCCACCTTGATCCAACAAGCCCACTGCCGGCAAAAATTCACTACGTTTCCAATTGGTTTCAGTTTACCAATCTTGAAGGCGACCGCAATTTCTATTACCAACAGCGCTATAACAAATTTGCAAAAAACGATACATTAACGGTTTTTGCTGAGTTGAAACATTTTGCGCAAGAAGAACAGCTTTCTTTTGAAAACGTACGTTCTTACCTGAACATTTTCGGATTCGAAAATTTCAAAGATCAACAGTTGATTGAACTTTCGAGTGGCGAACACAAGAGGCTGCAATTGATCAAAGCGCTGTGGCTTCAACCTCAGGTGCTCATTATCGACCAGCCTTATACAGGACTAGATGCACAGTCTCGGGAAGATCTCAATCAGATTTTCGATCAACTTGCAGATAAAGGCGTTTCTTTGTTGCTCATTAGTAATGATGATGAACAACCAAGCTGCATCAATCGTTTTGCAGAGATCCAGCATGGGAAGATTGTTATTCGCCAAAATAGCAATGAGCTATCCAGAGGATTACCCCGCACAAGAAAGGCACTACCCTATTTTCTGCAACGAGTACCTGAAGTAACTTCTCCGATCATGGTAAAAATGAACAAGATCAATATCTCCTATGGCGAAAAACAAGTCTTAAAGAATATTGACTGGGAAGTAAAAGCCGGCGAAAAATGGTTATTACAAGGGCATAATGGTTCAGGAAAATCCACGTTGCTCAGTTTAATCAACGGCGATCATCCACAGGCCTATGCCAATGATATCCATCTTTTTGGCAAAAAAAGAGGATCTGGAGAAAGCATTTGGGATATCAAAGAACATTTGGGTATTATATCGCCAGAATTGCATTGGTACTATGATATGAATGCCAACGTTGGGCAGACTATTGCTTCTGGATTTTTTGATTCCATGAGCCTATACCAACGATTAGGATTTGAACAACAGCAAAAGCTCGAGCAAATTCTCCATTTTTTTGACCTTAAAGAGGTCAAACACAAAACCTTGGGGTCGTTACCATTAGGCCAACAACGTTTGGCCCTATTGGCCCGCACGATCGTGAAGCATCCAGAATTGCTGATTTTGGACGAACCTTGTCAAGGCTTAGATAAAGAGCAGACCCAGTATTTCAACGATGTCATTGATGACCTCAGTAAAAGTGGCCAAACGCTCATTTATGTAGGGCACTTCCAGACACAACTTCCAACGTGCATTGACCATAAAATCGTGTTGGAAAAAGGAGAAGTAAAGGCTGTATCCAAAGTTATCCACAAAAAAGAGTCTTTATCAACATAA
- a CDS encoding DUF2911 domain-containing protein: MRVLILTILTLIGQLTFAQTDKSKRPSPPDNTKVTTTDGVTIDINYSRPSLKGRQLGVDIAPVGIVWRTGANEATTIEFNKDVLVEGKKLAAGKYGLYSIPGEHETTIMFNKVWNQWGTKYDANEDALRVSVSNATASTSQEQFKINATPQGTISLEWGQYVVPFTVKASN; the protein is encoded by the coding sequence ATGAGAGTACTAATTTTAACAATCCTGACCTTAATAGGTCAACTTACCTTTGCTCAGACCGACAAAAGTAAACGCCCGAGTCCTCCAGACAACACCAAAGTAACCACCACCGATGGTGTCACGATCGACATTAATTATAGCCGCCCTTCTTTGAAAGGCCGTCAGCTTGGTGTTGATATCGCCCCTGTCGGCATTGTATGGCGTACTGGAGCGAATGAAGCGACCACCATCGAATTTAATAAAGATGTATTGGTTGAAGGCAAAAAATTAGCCGCTGGAAAATATGGTCTTTACAGCATCCCTGGGGAACACGAAACAACAATTATGTTTAATAAAGTGTGGAATCAGTGGGGAACAAAATATGATGCCAACGAAGATGCGCTCCGCGTTTCCGTAAGCAACGCAACTGCAAGTACCTCACAGGAACAATTTAAGATCAACGCTACTCCGCAAGGCACTATCTCCTTGGAATGGGGACAGTATGTTGTTCCATTTACGGTTAAAGCGAGCAACTAA
- a CDS encoding endonuclease/exonuclease/phosphatase family protein — MKNLIKFYGVIALLLLCLTVKSQADQPLKIISYNIWNGFEHTKTKADKFVHWMERQQPDIVALEELVDFKQADLQQLAESYGHHYSVLLKEKGYPVGITSRYPITLIKAQVDGFWHGMLHVKIKDIDIIVTHLSPFSWKYRLKEAQQIVDYIKSNSLNNCMILGDLNAYSPLDAIWLEHKAPLRKNLSNWDQAHPEYGNMRGQRFDYSVLSTFIAAGFDDCIGRTVFPENKRVSFPTATLYGWNWGDSRLAEVSERLDYILLSERLSPLVQQVEVHNGPDLEGISDHYPVSVVIGQLEK; from the coding sequence ATGAAAAATCTGATTAAGTTTTATGGGGTGATTGCTTTACTCTTGCTGTGTTTGACGGTGAAATCTCAGGCCGATCAACCGCTAAAGATAATTTCTTACAATATCTGGAATGGATTTGAACATACGAAAACAAAAGCGGATAAATTTGTCCATTGGATGGAACGACAGCAACCGGATATTGTTGCTTTAGAAGAACTGGTCGATTTTAAACAGGCCGATCTTCAACAGCTGGCCGAATCCTACGGACATCATTACAGCGTCTTACTCAAGGAAAAGGGCTATCCGGTAGGAATTACATCTCGCTATCCGATTACCCTGATCAAAGCTCAGGTGGATGGGTTTTGGCATGGTATGCTGCATGTTAAAATTAAAGATATTGACATTATAGTCACACATCTCAGCCCTTTTTCCTGGAAGTATCGATTAAAAGAAGCACAGCAGATTGTAGATTATATCAAAAGTAATTCCTTGAATAACTGTATGATCCTGGGTGATCTCAATGCTTATTCCCCATTGGATGCAATTTGGCTGGAACACAAAGCACCACTAAGAAAGAATTTATCGAATTGGGATCAAGCGCATCCAGAATATGGCAATATGCGTGGCCAGCGTTTTGATTATAGTGTGCTGTCGACTTTTATTGCAGCAGGCTTTGATGATTGTATCGGACGTACTGTATTTCCGGAAAATAAGCGGGTCAGTTTTCCAACAGCAACACTATATGGCTGGAATTGGGGTGACAGCCGATTAGCTGAAGTGTCGGAAAGGCTAGATTATATCTTATTGTCGGAACGATTGTCGCCTTTGGTTCAGCAGGTCGAAGTGCACAATGGTCCTGATCTCGAAGGAATATCAGATCATTACCCAGTTTCGGTCGTAATTGGCCAATTGGAGAAATAG
- the ilvA gene encoding threonine ammonia-lyase IlvA — translation MNLSTLNINSEATLDRIKSVVNRTPLQYNRHLSEKYGAEVYLKREDLQVVRSYKLRGAYNKIISLTAEERQRGVVCASAGNHAQGVAFSCNKLDIKGVIFMPGPTPRQKISQTEMWGNGNVEIILTGDTFDDCQKAALAYTEEHGMTFIPPFDDLKVVEGQGTVAVEALQDLPDMDAIFIPIGGGGLAAGASYYLKSKNKAIKCYGVEPEGAPSMQAALTHGAPIELEHINKFVDGAAVKKIGATTFEIAKQLLDDTRSIPEGKICTCILELYNKDAIVVEPAGALSVAALEFHKDEIKGKKVVCIISGGNNDIDRMSEIKELSLLYEGYKHYFIVRFPQRPGALKLFVSEVLGPKDDITRFEFIKKTERERGPALVGIELNKPEDYETLIERMKEYKFDVIEINKDQTLFEYLV, via the coding sequence ATGAATCTATCAACCTTAAACATCAATTCAGAAGCTACACTTGACCGCATCAAGTCTGTGGTCAACAGAACACCGCTTCAATATAATCGGCATCTGTCCGAAAAATACGGTGCCGAAGTCTATCTCAAACGGGAAGATTTACAAGTCGTACGTTCCTATAAATTACGCGGTGCCTACAATAAAATTATCTCCTTAACAGCGGAAGAGCGACAACGCGGCGTTGTATGTGCGAGTGCAGGTAACCACGCCCAAGGCGTTGCTTTCTCCTGCAATAAACTCGACATCAAAGGTGTGATATTTATGCCGGGTCCGACACCACGCCAAAAGATCTCACAAACGGAAATGTGGGGTAACGGTAATGTAGAGATTATCTTGACCGGAGACACTTTTGATGACTGTCAAAAAGCGGCGTTGGCTTACACAGAAGAGCATGGCATGACTTTCATCCCGCCATTTGATGATCTCAAAGTTGTGGAAGGACAGGGTACTGTGGCCGTTGAAGCTTTACAAGATCTTCCCGATATGGATGCCATATTTATCCCAATTGGTGGCGGTGGACTTGCCGCGGGAGCAAGTTATTACCTGAAGAGTAAAAACAAAGCGATCAAATGTTATGGCGTTGAACCCGAAGGAGCTCCTTCTATGCAAGCGGCTTTGACACATGGCGCACCGATCGAGCTCGAGCATATCAACAAATTTGTTGATGGGGCCGCCGTTAAAAAGATCGGTGCAACGACATTTGAAATTGCCAAACAATTGTTGGATGATACACGCTCTATTCCTGAAGGAAAGATCTGTACCTGTATCCTAGAGCTGTATAATAAGGATGCCATTGTCGTTGAGCCCGCGGGTGCTTTATCGGTAGCTGCTCTTGAATTTCACAAAGATGAAATTAAAGGCAAGAAAGTCGTCTGTATCATATCCGGTGGAAACAACGATATCGACCGCATGAGTGAAATCAAAGAATTGTCTCTGCTTTACGAAGGATACAAACATTATTTTATCGTTCGTTTCCCACAACGCCCAGGCGCATTAAAACTCTTCGTTTCTGAAGTATTGGGACCTAAGGATGATATTACCCGTTTTGAGTTTATCAAAAAAACCGAACGCGAAAGAGGTCCAGCGCTAGTCGGCATTGAGCTCAACAAGCCTGAGGATTACGAAACATTGATTGAACGCATGAAAGAATACAAGTTTGATGTCATTGAAATCAACAAAGACCAGACACTATTTGAATATCTTGTTTAA